Sequence from the Ereboglobus luteus genome:
CGCACGGGCGTGCCCGGCTGTCCGTCGAAATAGACACCGTAGTTGTTGGATTTCGTGCAGGTCACATCCTCGACGACAAAATTGCGGAATTGAGGAGGATGGTTCTCGCCTCGCCAGCCGTGGTAGTTGGTTTCAAAACGCACGGCGGCCTCGTTAACGTGGCCGACTTCGATGCGGCGCACATACACGTTTTCCACGGTGCCGCCGCGGTCGGGATTGGACTTTGTGTAAATTGCGGCGCGTTTGCCGTCGAGCACCTTGCAGTCCTCGATGAAGACGTTGCGCACGCCGCCGGACATTTCGCTGCCAATGGCGAAACCGTAGAGTTTACCCGCGGCGATGCAGCGGCGGATGACGATGTTTTCGCACGGGCGGGCAACGCGCCAGCCGTCCTGGTCGCGCCCGGACTTGATGGCGATGGAGTCGTCGCCCGTCTTGAAATAGCAGTCCTCGATGAGCACGTCGCGACACGAATCGGGATCGACGCCGTCGTTGTTGCCGGTGGTCGATTCGATGCGAATACCGCGAACAGTGAGGTTGGTGCAATAAACGGGATGCACGCACCAGAATGGCATGTTGGTGACGGTCACTCCCTCGATGAGCACGCCTTCGCACTCCACAGGCTCAATGCCGCCGGGCCGCAAATAATGTCCGTCGCCGAAGACGCGCTCGGTGACAGGAGTTTGCGCCGCGCCCATGCGCCAGAGCGCCTGGCGGTCGCGCTCGTGCATGGAACCCTTGCCGTCGGGACGGCGGAGCTTCACAAAATTATACATGCCCTCCTTGCCATTCCCGTTGATCGTGCCCTTCCCGGTAATTGCAATATTGGTTTGCTTATAAGCGTAAATGAGCGGCGAATAATTATATAACATAGTGCCCTCCCATCGCGTAAGCACGACCGGCATGTAATCCTTCGGATTGGTTCCGAATAGCAGCGTGGCGCCCCCGGAGACGTGCAGATTTACGCCGCTCCTCAGATGGATCGGACCGTTGCAAAGAAACACGCCGGAGGGAATGACGACACGCCCGCCTCCAGCCTTCACACAAGCCTCAAACGCGGCGACAATCGCAGGGCGAGCGTCGGTTTCACCACCCGCAAGCGCGCCGTGGTCAGTGATAACAAAATCACGTTTTGGAAACTCGGGGGCTTTTATGCGAGCGAGTATTTCGTCCCGTCCCAACCAGGGATCCCTCTGAGCCCCGGGGGCCAGGGCATTTGGCGCGGCCGAGAGTCCACTTGCGGTGATGCAGGCTGCGGCAAGTGTGACCAGCAAACAACGAATTGTATTTATATAAGACATGAGTATATTTTATTATATAATAATGTTAGTGAGCGGACGCACGATCCGCATTGGAATTCGAATCAATCATTTTTATCGGCCCCATATTTACATTAAAGTTATACATGGTTGCGTTAAGAAAACCTTCGATTTCGCCGCACACACCGGCTTTAGCCAGTGGCAATCCGCGCATATAATCATTTTCCAGACTGTGGAAGGCGGCCCCCGAGACTCCATTGATTCGCACTGATTCAACAAATCGTTCACCCGCGGCATACATGCGCATGGCCAAGGAGTCCTCCGCCTCGACACGTCCCCTGTAATTAAAAACACACACCGGTTTTTTTATGTTAGAGGCGGCTTTCATCAATGGGGCCGCCCTTAGTTCAGCATCCGTATCCAAGCCTTTTCTGGTTAACAACGGCGCCGCATCGCCGGAATTCAGCATAATATCATTCAACCATTGATTGGGATCAAGCGGCGCATTCACAGCGATGGCGCAGCGAAAACGGTCCTGATGCAATTGGAGGACCCGCATCGCCGTATAACCACCATAGTTATGTCCCATCACCGCGACATGCTGTAGATCAAGGGGTAAGTATTGCGCCAGTTTGTCAAGAGCTGTGAGAATATCCAAGGCCTGCAACTCGCTGCGCTCACCCACGGAGGCCGACTCCCGGCGCTTAATGCCGTATCCCCAGGCACTGCGGCTGTTAACTTCGATCACGGCGAATCCCATCGTGGCGATCGCCTGTGTCTCAGGGCTAAAATCCAATTGCACGCGATCCCAAGGATAATCAGGACACACAACGACAACAGGGATTTTTTTTGATCGGATTTGGGATGGTATCGTTATAATTCCGGTGACATGAGATTTGTCAGCAGTCGGGAAGC
This genomic interval carries:
- a CDS encoding glycoside hydrolase family 28 protein, which produces MSYINTIRCLLVTLAAACITASGLSAAPNALAPGAQRDPWLGRDEILARIKAPEFPKRDFVITDHGALAGGETDARPAIVAAFEACVKAGGGRVVIPSGVFLCNGPIHLRSGVNLHVSGGATLLFGTNPKDYMPVVLTRWEGTMLYNYSPLIYAYKQTNIAITGKGTINGNGKEGMYNFVKLRRPDGKGSMHERDRQALWRMGAAQTPVTERVFGDGHYLRPGGIEPVECEGVLIEGVTVTNMPFWCVHPVYCTNLTVRGIRIESTTGNNDGVDPDSCRDVLIEDCYFKTGDDSIAIKSGRDQDGWRVARPCENIVIRRCIAAGKLYGFAIGSEMSGGVRNVFIEDCKVLDGKRAAIYTKSNPDRGGTVENVYVRRIEVGHVNEAAVRFETNYHGWRGENHPPQFRNFVVEDVTCTKSNNYGVYFDGQPGTPVRDVVLRRITVGEAKKPLWIHHIDNVRFEDVRINGELMPASPPLTPADERKLSIRD